The Prevotella sp. oral taxon 299 str. F0039 genome has a segment encoding these proteins:
- the pepT gene encoding peptidase T, protein MNIVERFLNYTKFDTQSSEESETVPSTAKQLVFAEYLKKELEREGLSDVEMDDKGYIYATLKSNTKKKVPTIGFISHYDTSPDCSGTNVNAQIIKNYDGGDITLASGLVSSVKKFPELKAHVGEDLIVTDGTTLLGADDKAGIAEIMQAMCYLRDHPEIEHGDIRVGFNPDEEIGKGAHHFDVKRFGCEWAYTMDGGDLGGLEYENFNAAGAKITIHGVSVHPGYAKGKMVNANTLAFEFAQMLPATETPEHTEDYEGFYHLYSVNGSTEKATLNYIIRDHSFDKFEARKNFIESCAKAMNDKYGEGTIECAISDQYYNMKEKIDPNMHVIDIVLQAMQESGVAPKVEPIRGGTDGAQLSFKGLPCPNIFAGGLYFHGPHETVSIQVMEKAVDVIVRICAITSKFND, encoded by the coding sequence ATGAATATAGTAGAAAGGTTTTTGAATTATACTAAGTTCGATACTCAATCGTCTGAAGAGTCTGAAACCGTGCCTAGTACGGCAAAGCAATTGGTGTTTGCCGAGTATTTAAAAAAAGAATTAGAGCGTGAAGGCTTGAGCGATGTTGAAATGGATGATAAAGGTTACATCTATGCAACATTAAAATCGAATACCAAGAAAAAAGTTCCAACAATTGGATTTATATCTCACTACGACACAAGTCCCGATTGTAGTGGTACAAATGTCAATGCACAAATCATCAAAAACTACGATGGTGGCGACATAACTCTAGCTTCAGGTCTTGTTTCTTCAGTGAAAAAATTCCCAGAACTTAAAGCTCATGTGGGCGAAGACCTTATTGTTACCGATGGAACAACATTGTTGGGAGCCGACGACAAGGCCGGTATTGCCGAAATTATGCAGGCAATGTGCTATCTAAGAGACCATCCAGAGATTGAGCATGGCGACATAAGAGTGGGCTTTAATCCTGATGAAGAGATTGGAAAAGGAGCACATCACTTCGACGTTAAACGCTTTGGTTGCGAGTGGGCTTACACTATGGACGGAGGAGATTTAGGTGGATTAGAATACGAAAACTTTAATGCTGCAGGCGCAAAGATAACCATTCATGGTGTAAGTGTGCACCCAGGTTATGCAAAAGGCAAAATGGTGAATGCCAATACTCTTGCTTTTGAATTTGCACAAATGCTTCCTGCAACCGAAACTCCAGAGCATACAGAAGACTATGAGGGCTTTTATCATCTTTATAGTGTAAATGGTTCTACCGAAAAAGCAACGCTTAACTATATTATTCGTGATCACTCTTTCGATAAGTTCGAAGCAAGAAAGAACTTTATAGAGTCGTGTGCAAAGGCAATGAACGACAAATATGGAGAAGGAACCATTGAATGTGCAATCAGCGACCAATACTATAACATGAAAGAAAAAATCGATCCAAATATGCATGTTATTGATATTGTGTTGCAAGCAATGCAAGAAAGTGGTGTAGCACCAAAGGTGGAGCCTATTAGAGGTGGTACTGATGGAGCGCAATTGAGCTTTAAAGGATTGCCATGTCCAAACATCTTTGCAGGTGGTTTGTATTTTCATGGTCCTCACGAAACCGTTTCTATTCAGGTAATGGAAAAGGCTGTAGATGTTATTGTGCGTATTTGTGCTATTACATCTAAGTTCAACGACTAA
- a CDS encoding NAD(P)H-dependent glycerol-3-phosphate dehydrogenase, producing the protein MFDCGKIAIIGGGSWATSIAKIVVNNTQHIGWYMRRDDSIEKFRRLGHNPSYLTSVHFDVNQIFFSSDINTIVEQYDTLVFVTPSPYLKNHLRKLKTRLRDKFIITAIKGIIPDENLACSDYFHQVYDVPYGNIACIGGPSHAEEVALERLSYLTVACEDIDKAEAFSNILSSKFIKTKTSTDVLGIEYSSVLKNVYAIASGVCSGLKYGDNFQAVLVSNAVQEMNRFLSTVKDIPRNIYDSVYLGDLLVTGYSNFSRNRTFGTMIGKGYSVKSAQIEMEMIAEGYFGTKCMKEINRYLHVNMPILDAVYNILYERISPQVEIKLLTDSFR; encoded by the coding sequence ATGTTTGATTGCGGAAAAATAGCAATAATTGGAGGCGGTAGTTGGGCTACATCTATTGCAAAAATTGTTGTAAATAACACTCAACACATTGGTTGGTATATGCGAAGAGACGATAGCATAGAGAAGTTTCGACGCTTAGGACATAATCCTTCCTATCTAACTAGTGTGCATTTCGATGTTAATCAAATATTCTTTTCATCAGATATAAATACTATTGTCGAGCAATATGACACATTAGTATTTGTTACTCCTTCTCCTTATTTAAAGAATCACCTACGTAAACTTAAGACACGCTTGCGTGATAAGTTTATCATTACGGCAATAAAGGGTATTATCCCTGACGAAAACTTGGCGTGTTCGGATTATTTCCATCAAGTTTATGATGTGCCATATGGTAACATTGCGTGCATAGGAGGACCTTCTCATGCTGAGGAAGTGGCTCTAGAACGTTTGTCGTATCTCACTGTTGCGTGTGAAGATATAGATAAAGCAGAGGCTTTTAGCAATATACTTTCGTCTAAATTTATCAAGACAAAGACCAGCACAGATGTACTTGGAATTGAATATTCGTCAGTTCTTAAAAATGTTTATGCTATCGCTTCGGGTGTATGTAGTGGTTTAAAGTATGGTGATAACTTTCAAGCTGTTCTTGTTTCTAATGCGGTTCAAGAGATGAATCGTTTCCTTTCGACAGTGAAAGATATCCCAAGAAACATTTATGATTCTGTTTATTTAGGAGATTTATTGGTTACTGGCTACTCAAACTTTAGTAGAAACAGAACCTTTGGTACAATGATTGGTAAAGGATATAGTGTAAAGAGTGCCCAAATAGAAATGGAAATGATCGCAGAAGGCTATTTTGGCACAAAGTGCATGAAAGAAATTAATAGATACTTGCATGTAAATATGCCCATACTTGATGCTGTTTATAACATTTTGTATGAACGTATTTCGCCTCAAGTAGAAATAAAATTGCTTACAGACTCATTCAGATAA
- a CDS encoding methylated-DNA--[protein]-cysteine S-methyltransferase: MKENKIIELSPYHSPIGTLLLGSYQDSLCLCLWEENASFEKRLKKIQSLSGASFVHHSSPIIEETERQLDEYFNQTRSNFNLPIHTWGTTFQQSTWNELINIPYGTTISYKTLAQNVGNEQAVRAVANANNKNFISIIVPCHRVIGSKGELVGYAGGLNKKAFLLQLEQHNQHNIFTSLFKADDFLK, encoded by the coding sequence ATGAAAGAGAACAAAATAATAGAATTATCACCCTACCACTCGCCTATTGGCACCTTGCTATTGGGTAGTTATCAAGATTCTCTTTGCCTGTGTTTGTGGGAAGAAAACGCATCTTTTGAAAAGCGATTGAAAAAGATTCAAAGCCTAAGTGGTGCCTCATTCGTTCATCATTCGTCACCTATTATTGAAGAAACGGAGCGTCAGTTAGACGAATATTTCAACCAAACACGCTCTAATTTCAATCTCCCTATCCACACCTGGGGTACAACTTTTCAGCAATCAACATGGAATGAGCTGATAAACATACCTTATGGCACAACCATTTCTTATAAAACTCTTGCTCAAAATGTTGGAAATGAGCAAGCTGTTAGAGCCGTTGCCAATGCCAATAACAAGAACTTTATTTCGATAATAGTGCCCTGCCACCGAGTGATAGGAAGCAAAGGAGAACTGGTTGGCTATGCAGGTGGATTGAATAAAAAGGCTTTTTTATTGCAATTAGAGCAACATAATCAACACAATATTTTTACCTCTTTATTCAAAGCAGACGACTTCTTGAAATAA
- a CDS encoding DNA polymerase III subunit gamma/tau: MEEYIVSARKYRPASFDTVVGQKALTETLKNAIKANKLAHAYLFCGPRGVGKTTCARIFAKTINCFTPTAQGEACNHCESCAAFNEQRSFNIFELDAASNNSVENIKALMEQTRIPPQVGKYKVFIIDEVHMLSTAAFNAFLKTLEEPPAHVIFILATTEKHKILPTILSRCQIYDFERMTVQDIVNHLESVAKQEGITYESEALTIIAEKADGGMRDALSIFDQTASFAQGNITYAKVLEDLNVLDVENYFKMIDFSLENKVSELMLLLNSIVSRGFDYGNISVGLAAHIRNVLMSKDEKTVSLIETSDSLRQRYKEQAAKCPTSFLYKALKLLNQCDINYKQSSNKALLVELTLIQVAQITQPEDADSDASGRSPKCLKTLFKLLTASNRTTTDKQVSVSDKQKAVQPIVSKPKESTTSVKTEQPKATNNPSRPRLKITDLAVTSKGMGARSNVVKEENEELVNTEEQTSTFTDEDLREKWISMCNRMPQKMKAMAMRMKNMKLHITTLPNIEVVVDNQILLTQMNDILARLEITMAQDLKNKDVKISLRLAKKEELKPILTDREVFAKLLQNNHSLVTLKEALKLELS; encoded by the coding sequence ATGGAAGAATATATAGTTTCAGCCCGTAAATATCGCCCCGCATCTTTTGATACCGTAGTAGGACAAAAGGCACTAACAGAAACGCTAAAGAATGCAATAAAGGCGAATAAATTGGCGCATGCATACCTCTTTTGTGGACCTCGTGGAGTGGGAAAGACCACTTGTGCCCGTATTTTTGCAAAGACAATCAACTGCTTTACACCAACTGCTCAAGGCGAAGCGTGTAATCATTGCGAAAGTTGTGCAGCCTTTAATGAGCAACGTTCGTTTAATATTTTTGAGTTAGATGCTGCAAGTAACAACTCAGTTGAGAACATAAAAGCCCTCATGGAGCAAACACGTATCCCGCCACAAGTGGGCAAATACAAGGTGTTTATTATCGACGAGGTGCACATGTTGTCGACAGCTGCGTTCAATGCGTTCTTGAAAACACTCGAAGAACCACCCGCACATGTTATCTTTATCCTTGCAACTACCGAGAAACATAAGATTCTTCCAACCATTCTTTCACGCTGTCAGATATACGATTTCGAGAGAATGACAGTGCAAGACATTGTGAATCATCTCGAAAGTGTGGCAAAGCAAGAGGGAATAACTTACGAATCAGAAGCCTTAACCATTATTGCAGAGAAGGCAGATGGCGGTATGCGTGATGCACTTTCAATCTTTGATCAAACCGCTTCGTTTGCTCAAGGTAACATAACTTATGCTAAAGTGCTCGAAGATCTCAATGTTTTAGATGTTGAGAATTATTTTAAAATGATTGATTTCTCTCTCGAAAATAAGGTGAGCGAATTGATGTTATTGCTTAATTCTATTGTTTCTAGAGGATTCGACTATGGAAATATATCGGTAGGACTAGCTGCTCACATTCGAAATGTATTGATGTCGAAAGACGAAAAGACTGTTTCTCTAATCGAAACAAGCGATTCTTTGCGACAAAGATATAAAGAACAGGCTGCAAAATGCCCTACATCGTTCCTTTATAAGGCTTTAAAACTCCTCAATCAGTGCGACATTAACTATAAACAAAGTAGTAATAAGGCTCTACTTGTTGAACTAACACTTATTCAGGTGGCGCAAATCACCCAGCCAGAGGATGCTGATTCCGATGCATCGGGGCGCAGCCCTAAATGTTTAAAAACCCTGTTTAAGCTATTAACTGCCAGCAATCGCACCACAACAGATAAGCAGGTGTCTGTAAGCGATAAACAAAAGGCGGTTCAACCCATTGTGTCTAAACCTAAAGAGTCTACAACTTCAGTTAAGACAGAGCAACCTAAAGCCACTAATAATCCATCTCGCCCACGTCTAAAGATTACAGATTTGGCTGTAACTTCGAAAGGAATGGGAGCAAGAAGCAATGTGGTAAAAGAGGAAAATGAAGAGTTAGTGAACACAGAAGAGCAGACTTCGACTTTCACTGACGAAGATTTGAGAGAGAAATGGATATCTATGTGCAACCGAATGCCTCAAAAGATGAAGGCAATGGCTATGCGTATGAAAAATATGAAGTTGCATATCACCACGCTACCCAATATCGAAGTGGTGGTAGATAACCAAATATTGCTTACTCAGATGAATGATATTCTTGCACGATTAGAAATAACTATGGCGCAAGACCTCAAAAATAAAGATGTGAAAATATCGCTTCGTTTGGCAAAGAAAGAAGAGTTAAAACCCATATTAACCGATAGAGAGGTGTTTGCAAAGCTACTTCAAAACAACCATTCGCTTGTAACTTTGAAAGAAGCGTTAAAGTTAGAGCTCTCTTAA
- a CDS encoding glucose-6-phosphate isomerase, with product MKKIKLNISKAASFLSQGAVQAYEPKVKAAQQALEQGTCPGNDFLGWLHLPSSITTAFLQEIQDCANTLREKCDTIVVAGIGGSYLGARAVIEALGNSFSWLVQDSKNPTIVFAGNNIGEDYLYELSQYLKGKKFGVINISKSGTTTETALAFRLLKKQCEDQRGKEEAKDVIVAITDATKGAARAAATKEGYKTFVIPDNVGGRFSVLTPVGLLPIACAGFDVQALVKGATDMEKETGVDVPFNENIAAQYAAVRNALYNELGKKIEIMVNYQPKLHFFSEWWKQLYGESEGKDNKGIYPSSCDFTTDLHSMGQWIQEGERTIFETVISVEESNHTLLFPSDEENLDGLNFLAGKRVDDVNKMAELGTQLAHVDGGVPNILVSVPQLNEYYLGQLIYFFEIACGISGNVLEVNPFNQPGVEAYKKNMFALLEKPGYEAESKAIKERLQNEQ from the coding sequence ATGAAGAAAATAAAATTAAACATTAGTAAGGCTGCATCATTCCTTTCACAAGGCGCAGTGCAAGCTTATGAACCTAAAGTGAAGGCTGCTCAACAAGCATTAGAACAAGGAACATGTCCAGGAAACGATTTTTTAGGTTGGTTACATCTACCTTCTTCAATCACAACAGCTTTTCTTCAAGAAATTCAAGATTGTGCTAACACATTGAGAGAAAAATGCGATACCATCGTAGTTGCAGGTATCGGAGGTAGCTATTTGGGTGCTCGTGCTGTTATTGAAGCCCTAGGTAACTCTTTTTCTTGGTTAGTTCAAGATTCAAAGAACCCTACAATTGTATTTGCAGGAAATAATATTGGTGAAGATTATCTTTATGAATTGAGTCAATATCTTAAAGGAAAGAAATTTGGAGTCATCAATATTTCAAAGTCAGGAACAACAACTGAAACAGCTCTTGCATTCCGTTTGTTAAAAAAACAATGTGAAGATCAAAGAGGAAAAGAAGAGGCTAAAGACGTAATTGTTGCTATTACCGATGCAACAAAGGGTGCTGCTAGAGCTGCAGCAACAAAAGAAGGCTATAAAACTTTTGTTATTCCTGATAACGTTGGTGGTCGTTTTTCTGTTTTAACTCCAGTTGGTTTACTTCCAATTGCATGTGCAGGATTCGATGTTCAAGCATTGGTTAAGGGTGCAACAGATATGGAAAAGGAAACAGGTGTAGACGTTCCATTCAACGAAAACATTGCTGCTCAATATGCAGCAGTGCGCAATGCCCTTTACAATGAGTTGGGTAAGAAAATCGAAATCATGGTGAACTATCAACCAAAGCTACACTTCTTTAGCGAATGGTGGAAGCAATTATATGGCGAAAGCGAAGGAAAAGACAACAAAGGTATTTATCCTTCATCATGTGATTTCACTACTGACCTTCATTCTATGGGTCAATGGATTCAAGAAGGCGAAAGAACTATCTTCGAAACTGTTATTAGTGTAGAAGAGAGCAACCACACATTGTTGTTCCCAAGTGATGAAGAAAACCTCGACGGATTGAATTTCTTAGCTGGAAAACGTGTAGACGATGTGAACAAGATGGCAGAACTTGGAACCCAACTAGCACACGTAGATGGTGGAGTTCCTAACATCTTAGTAAGCGTTCCACAACTAAATGAATATTATTTAGGACAACTTATCTACTTCTTTGAAATTGCTTGCGGTATCAGCGGTAATGTTTTAGAGGTTAATCCATTTAATCAACCAGGTGTAGAAGCATATAAAAAGAATATGTTTGCTTTGCTAGAAAAACCTGGATATGAAGCAGAAAGCAAAGCTATTAAAGAGCGTTTACAAAACGAACAATAA
- a CDS encoding HAD family phosphatase produces MFQQVIHQYKEDHQLSTFQPKAVLFDMDGVLYDSMKNHTYAWQEAMKKFGLDVPAEMTYQYEGMRGVETIQILMREQRNETIDEDEALRMYNEKARVFETLPTAPIMPGVLKLMHKIKDAGLQIVVVTGSAQKPLIERLLTDFEGFIVREKIVSAYDVTRGKPAPDPYLKGLLKAGGLQPNEAMVVENAPLGVSAGVAAGILTIAVNSGPLPNEALSSRGAAVVYDDMEQLANDWHVCW; encoded by the coding sequence ATGTTTCAACAAGTCATTCATCAGTATAAAGAAGATCATCAGTTATCAACCTTTCAGCCCAAAGCTGTACTCTTTGATATGGATGGAGTGCTCTATGATTCAATGAAAAACCATACTTATGCGTGGCAAGAAGCAATGAAAAAGTTTGGCTTAGACGTGCCTGCAGAGATGACTTATCAATACGAAGGCATGCGAGGTGTTGAAACAATACAGATATTGATGCGTGAACAAAGAAACGAAACGATTGATGAAGATGAGGCTCTACGCATGTATAATGAAAAAGCTCGTGTGTTCGAAACATTGCCCACAGCGCCCATTATGCCTGGAGTTTTAAAGTTGATGCATAAGATTAAGGATGCAGGACTGCAAATTGTGGTCGTTACAGGAAGTGCTCAAAAACCTTTAATTGAGCGTCTTTTAACCGACTTCGAAGGCTTTATTGTGCGTGAAAAGATTGTTTCGGCTTATGATGTAACACGAGGAAAGCCTGCTCCCGACCCTTATTTAAAAGGATTATTGAAGGCTGGTGGCTTGCAACCAAACGAAGCTATGGTTGTAGAAAATGCACCCTTAGGAGTTAGTGCAGGTGTTGCTGCAGGCATATTAACCATTGCAGTGAACAGCGGACCATTGCCCAACGAGGCTCTTTCGTCACGAGGTGCAGCTGTGGTGTACGACGATATGGAGCAATTGGCTAACGACTGGCACGTTTGTTGGTAA
- the asnA gene encoding aspartate--ammonia ligase, giving the protein MAQLILPKDYNALLNKHQTEQGIKLIKDFFQQNFSTELHLRRVTAPLFVLKGLGINDDLNGTERAVTFPIKDLNDAHAEVVHSLAKWKRLTLAEHGIEDGHGIYTDMNAIRADEELDNLHSLYVDQWDWEAVINKSNRNVAFLKNVVERIYSAIRRTEYLVCETYQGLKPFLPKEIHFIHSEELLQRYPNLSAKERENVICKEFGAVFIIGIGDVLSNGEKHDNRAPDYDDWHSMGENGLRGLNGDILIWYPILERAIELSSMGIRVNEQSLMEQLEISDSLDRKELYFHQQLLNHKLPLSIGGGIGQSRLCMILLHKAHIGEIQASIWTNEMRNECDAAGIPLI; this is encoded by the coding sequence ATGGCGCAACTCATTCTTCCAAAAGATTATAATGCACTGCTCAATAAGCATCAAACAGAGCAAGGAATTAAACTGATTAAAGACTTTTTTCAACAGAACTTTTCAACAGAACTTCATCTTCGCCGTGTAACCGCCCCCCTTTTCGTCTTAAAAGGATTGGGTATTAACGACGATTTGAATGGAACTGAACGAGCTGTTACTTTCCCAATAAAAGACTTAAACGATGCACATGCTGAGGTGGTTCATTCGCTTGCAAAATGGAAGAGATTGACTTTGGCTGAACATGGTATTGAAGATGGTCACGGAATATATACGGATATGAATGCAATTCGTGCCGATGAGGAATTAGACAACCTTCATTCTTTATATGTAGACCAATGGGACTGGGAGGCGGTTATCAATAAAAGCAATCGCAATGTGGCTTTCCTTAAGAATGTTGTAGAACGCATCTACTCTGCTATTCGTCGCACCGAATACCTCGTTTGCGAAACCTATCAAGGCTTAAAGCCTTTCTTACCTAAGGAAATTCATTTCATTCATAGCGAAGAATTATTGCAACGCTATCCTAACTTGTCTGCAAAAGAACGTGAGAATGTTATTTGTAAAGAGTTTGGAGCGGTGTTTATCATTGGTATTGGAGATGTTTTAAGTAACGGAGAAAAGCACGATAATCGTGCACCTGACTACGATGACTGGCACTCTATGGGTGAAAATGGATTGCGTGGATTGAATGGTGATATTTTAATTTGGTATCCAATTCTGGAAAGAGCAATCGAACTATCGTCTATGGGTATAAGAGTTAATGAGCAATCGCTTATGGAACAGCTTGAAATAAGTGATTCTTTAGATAGAAAAGAATTGTATTTCCACCAACAACTGCTCAACCATAAACTACCTTTATCAATAGGCGGTGGAATTGGTCAGAGTCGTTTGTGTATGATATTGCTACACAAAGCGCACATAGGAGAAATACAAGCAAGTATTTGGACCAATGAAATGCGCAACGAATGTGATGCTGCTGGTATTCCACTAATATAA
- the mnmA gene encoding tRNA 2-thiouridine(34) synthase MnmA codes for MNENLQDKKIAVLLSGGVDSSVVLYELVQQGLKPDCFYIKIGPEQEEEWDCSSEEDLEMATAVAHRYGCKLEVIDCHKEYWDQVTKYTMDKVKAGFTPNPDVMCNRLIKFGAFHDKKGKDYDLIATGHYAQTEIINGKKWLVTSPDPVKDQTDFLAQIYDWQLKKAIFPIGHFQKDEVRVIAEREHLINAKRKDSQGICFLGKINYNDYIRKYLGENIGEVLELQTNKRIGQHKGLWFYTIGQRHGLGFGGGPWFVVKKDVNNNILYVSKGYEPSSAFKSEFGVSDFHFLTEEVDLSNVTFKIRHTPEFHKARMEKINNNEYRLYSECPIHGVAPGQFCVVYDEEHHRCIGSGEISI; via the coding sequence ATGAATGAAAATTTACAGGATAAAAAGATCGCAGTATTGCTTTCTGGAGGCGTAGATAGTTCGGTTGTACTTTACGAGTTGGTACAACAAGGCCTCAAACCCGATTGTTTTTATATCAAAATTGGTCCAGAACAAGAGGAAGAATGGGATTGTTCTTCTGAAGAAGACCTTGAAATGGCGACTGCTGTTGCACATCGTTACGGTTGCAAACTTGAAGTGATTGATTGCCATAAAGAATACTGGGACCAAGTAACTAAATATACAATGGACAAGGTTAAGGCGGGCTTTACACCTAATCCTGATGTAATGTGCAACCGATTGATTAAGTTTGGAGCCTTTCATGATAAGAAAGGAAAGGACTATGACTTAATTGCTACAGGCCATTATGCCCAAACTGAGATAATAAATGGCAAGAAATGGCTGGTTACAAGTCCTGATCCTGTGAAAGACCAAACCGACTTTTTAGCCCAAATATACGATTGGCAACTTAAAAAAGCCATATTCCCTATCGGTCATTTTCAAAAAGATGAGGTGCGAGTTATTGCCGAACGTGAACACCTTATCAATGCTAAAAGAAAAGACTCACAAGGTATTTGCTTCTTAGGAAAAATCAATTACAACGACTATATTCGCAAATATCTAGGCGAAAACATTGGAGAAGTACTCGAATTACAAACAAACAAGCGCATAGGTCAACACAAAGGCTTATGGTTTTACACCATTGGACAACGTCATGGCTTAGGTTTTGGCGGCGGACCATGGTTTGTTGTGAAGAAAGATGTAAACAATAACATTTTATATGTAAGCAAAGGCTATGAGCCAAGTAGTGCTTTTAAATCTGAATTTGGCGTTAGCGACTTTCATTTCCTTACCGAAGAAGTTGATTTAAGCAATGTTACTTTCAAGATAAGACACACCCCAGAGTTCCATAAAGCACGCATGGAGAAGATCAACAACAATGAATATCGTTTGTATTCTGAGTGCCCTATACACGGAGTTGCACCAGGACAGTTCTGCGTTGTGTATGATGAAGAGCATCATCGATGCATCGGTTCTGGAGAGATAAGTATTTAA